A window from Citrus sinensis cultivar Valencia sweet orange chromosome 3, DVS_A1.0, whole genome shotgun sequence encodes these proteins:
- the LOC102628233 gene encoding alpha-mannosidase I MNS5 isoform X1, which yields MLPRQVVKWILVFLVISPSLFPVSVSEVDSSYWSAKKRHMKKKVHDMFYHAYENYLTHAFPHDELKPLSKSFTDSLSELGNLKLEHLPQHYNGSALTLIESLSSLVIMGNNTEFERAVLWLSENLSFDVDARINLFECNIRVLGGLVSAHILATDSANRLVQGSYKNQLLTLAEDLGRRFLPAFDTPTGLPYAWINLKYGVMENETNETSTSGCGSLILEMGALSRLTGDPIYESAALRALRRLWSMRSSLNLLGTTLDVTTGEWIEYSSGIGAGVDSFYEYLFKAHILFGKEDFWRMFHSAYLAVQKYFRHGPWYHEADMRNGKATYWQLTSLQAFWPGLQVLVGDIAAANSSHREFVHVWKKFGVLPERYLLDHLMLHPTEKYYPLRPELAESTFYLYQATKDPWYLEVGESIVNSLNSYTKVDGGFASIRDVTTMQLEDHQHSFFLAETCKYLYLLFDDSFLVDRNYVFTTEGHPLPVLSSWHDRLPEAYIPSNWTFLPSEKQARRASAMTLQVCPAMSLDCGHGCQQVKSACHIPDARSDHRCFGDEECGVDATTCRRRTCSMAGYCGLWLFI from the exons ATGTTGCCGCGTCAAGTTGTAAAATGGATTCTCGTCTTCCTCGTGATCTCTCCTTCGTTGTTCCCAGTTTCTGTGTCCGAAGTTGATTCCTCGTATTGGTCAGCTAAGAAGAGAcacatgaagaagaaagtCCACGACAT GTTCTACCATGCGTATGAAAACTACTTGACACATGCATTCCCT CATGATGAGCTAAAGCCTCTTTCCAAAAGTTTCACAGACTCTCTAAGTGAGCTTGGAAATTTGAAG CTTGAACACTTGCCGCAACACTACAATGGATCTGCCCTTACTCTCATTGAATCTTTGTCCAG CCTTGTTATCATGGGTAACAACACAGAATTTGAAAGGGCAGTTCTCTGGCTTTCagaaaatttgagttttgatgttGATGCAAGGATAAATCTTTTCGAG TGCAACATAAGAGTCCTTGGAGGACTTGTTTCTGCGCATATTCTTGCAACTGATTCAGCAAACAGGTTGGTACAAGGATCTTACAAGAATCAGCTGCTGACCCTCGCTGAAGATTTAGGACGACGTTTTCTACCTGCATTTGATACACCAACCGGATTACCATATGCATGGATTAACTTAAAG TATGGAGTTATGGAGAATGAGACTAACGAAACAAGCACCTCAGGGTGTG GTTCACTGATTCTTGAAATGGGAGCATTATCACGATTAACAGGTGATCCCATTTATGAATCAGCAGCTTTACGAGCTCTTCGTCGGTTGTGGAGCATGCGGAGTTCTTTGAATCTACTAGGAACAACACTTGATGTGACAACTGGGGAATGGATTGAGTACTCCTCTGGTATCGGGGCTG GGGTTGATTCATTCTATGAGTATTTATTCAAAGCTCACATTCTTTTTGGGAAGGAGGACTTTTGGAGAATGTTTCATTCTGCATATCTTGCTGTACAGAAATATTTCAGACATGGCCCATG GTACCATGAAGCTGATATGAGGAATGGAAAAGCAACTTACTGGCAGCTTACAAGTCTTCAGGCATTTTGGCCTGGTCTACAG GTTCTTGTTGGGGATATAGCTGCTGCCAATTCATCACATCGTGAATTCGTTCATGTTTGGAAGAAGTTTGGAGTACTACCAGAAAG GTATTTGCTGGACCATCTAATGTTACATCCTACTGAGAAGTATTATCCTTTGCGCCCTGAGTTGGCAGAATCTACTTTCTACCTATATCAAGCAACGAAAG ATCCTTGGTACTTGGAAGTCGGTGAATCAATTGTCAATTCTCTTAATTCATACACTAAAGTGGATGGGGGATTTGCAAGCATTAGAGATGTAACTACAATGCAACTGGAAGATCATCAGCATAGTTTCTTTCTCGCTGAAAC GTGCAAGTACTTATACCTTctctttgatgattcttttttGGTTGATCGAAATTACGTATTCACAACTGAAGGTCACCCACTTCCAGTTTTGAGTTCTTGGCATGATAGGCTTCCAGAGGCCTACATCCCAAGTAACTGGACTTTTCTCCCG AGCGAAAAGCAGGCAAGGCGAGCAAGTGCAATGACTTTGCAAGTCTGTCCTGCGATGAGTTTGGATTGCGGACATGGGTGCCAACAGGTCAAGAGTGCTTGCCACATCCCTGATGCTCGCTCTGATCACAGGTGTTTTGGTGATGAAGAATGTGGAGTTGACGCAACTACATGTAGACGAAGAACATGTAGCATGGCTGGTTATTGTGGGTTGTGGTTGTTCATATGA
- the LOC102628233 gene encoding alpha-mannosidase I MNS5 isoform X2: MDLPLLSLNLCPGSVPCSLVIMGNNTEFERAVLWLSENLSFDVDARINLFECNIRVLGGLVSAHILATDSANRLVQGSYKNQLLTLAEDLGRRFLPAFDTPTGLPYAWINLKYGVMENETNETSTSGCGSLILEMGALSRLTGDPIYESAALRALRRLWSMRSSLNLLGTTLDVTTGEWIEYSSGIGAGVDSFYEYLFKAHILFGKEDFWRMFHSAYLAVQKYFRHGPWYHEADMRNGKATYWQLTSLQAFWPGLQVLVGDIAAANSSHREFVHVWKKFGVLPERYLLDHLMLHPTEKYYPLRPELAESTFYLYQATKDPWYLEVGESIVNSLNSYTKVDGGFASIRDVTTMQLEDHQHSFFLAETCKYLYLLFDDSFLVDRNYVFTTEGHPLPVLSSWHDRLPEAYIPSNWTFLPSEKQARRASAMTLQVCPAMSLDCGHGCQQVKSACHIPDARSDHRCFGDEECGVDATTCRRRTCSMAGYCGLWLFI; the protein is encoded by the exons ATGGATCTGCCCTTACTCTCATTGAATCTTTGTCCAG GTTCTGTCCCTTGTAGCCTTGTTATCATGGGTAACAACACAGAATTTGAAAGGGCAGTTCTCTGGCTTTCagaaaatttgagttttgatgttGATGCAAGGATAAATCTTTTCGAG TGCAACATAAGAGTCCTTGGAGGACTTGTTTCTGCGCATATTCTTGCAACTGATTCAGCAAACAGGTTGGTACAAGGATCTTACAAGAATCAGCTGCTGACCCTCGCTGAAGATTTAGGACGACGTTTTCTACCTGCATTTGATACACCAACCGGATTACCATATGCATGGATTAACTTAAAG TATGGAGTTATGGAGAATGAGACTAACGAAACAAGCACCTCAGGGTGTG GTTCACTGATTCTTGAAATGGGAGCATTATCACGATTAACAGGTGATCCCATTTATGAATCAGCAGCTTTACGAGCTCTTCGTCGGTTGTGGAGCATGCGGAGTTCTTTGAATCTACTAGGAACAACACTTGATGTGACAACTGGGGAATGGATTGAGTACTCCTCTGGTATCGGGGCTG GGGTTGATTCATTCTATGAGTATTTATTCAAAGCTCACATTCTTTTTGGGAAGGAGGACTTTTGGAGAATGTTTCATTCTGCATATCTTGCTGTACAGAAATATTTCAGACATGGCCCATG GTACCATGAAGCTGATATGAGGAATGGAAAAGCAACTTACTGGCAGCTTACAAGTCTTCAGGCATTTTGGCCTGGTCTACAG GTTCTTGTTGGGGATATAGCTGCTGCCAATTCATCACATCGTGAATTCGTTCATGTTTGGAAGAAGTTTGGAGTACTACCAGAAAG GTATTTGCTGGACCATCTAATGTTACATCCTACTGAGAAGTATTATCCTTTGCGCCCTGAGTTGGCAGAATCTACTTTCTACCTATATCAAGCAACGAAAG ATCCTTGGTACTTGGAAGTCGGTGAATCAATTGTCAATTCTCTTAATTCATACACTAAAGTGGATGGGGGATTTGCAAGCATTAGAGATGTAACTACAATGCAACTGGAAGATCATCAGCATAGTTTCTTTCTCGCTGAAAC GTGCAAGTACTTATACCTTctctttgatgattcttttttGGTTGATCGAAATTACGTATTCACAACTGAAGGTCACCCACTTCCAGTTTTGAGTTCTTGGCATGATAGGCTTCCAGAGGCCTACATCCCAAGTAACTGGACTTTTCTCCCG AGCGAAAAGCAGGCAAGGCGAGCAAGTGCAATGACTTTGCAAGTCTGTCCTGCGATGAGTTTGGATTGCGGACATGGGTGCCAACAGGTCAAGAGTGCTTGCCACATCCCTGATGCTCGCTCTGATCACAGGTGTTTTGGTGATGAAGAATGTGGAGTTGACGCAACTACATGTAGACGAAGAACATGTAGCATGGCTGGTTATTGTGGGTTGTGGTTGTTCATATGA
- the LOC102628910 gene encoding snakin-2-like yields the protein MTVRVLLLLGILLFCVAVAEVSSTLKKEDDGDGVQHAGVGQLVVRGVTRRLMQDLDCGGLCKQRCSLHSRPNLCNRACGTCCVRCKCVPPGTAGNRELCGSCYTDMTTHGNRTKCP from the exons ATGACAGTACGCGTGCTTCTTCTGTTGGGGATTTTGCTCTTCTGTGTTGCAGTTGCAGAG GTTTCATCTACTCTGAAGAAAGAAGATGATGGAGATGGAGTCCAGCATGCTGGTGTTGGCCAG cTTGTTGTGAGAGGTGTAACCAGAAGGCTTATGCAAGACCTAG ACTGTGGAGGGCTGTGCAAACAGAGGTGCAGTCTTCACTCAAGGCCAAACTTGTGTAACAGAGCATGCGGCACGTGTTGTGTAAGATGCAAGTGCGTGCCACCTGGCACCGCGGGTAACAGGGAGCTTTGTGGGAGTTGCTATACTGACATGACTACCCACGGAAACAGGACTAAGTGCCCATAG